A genomic stretch from Elusimicrobiota bacterium includes:
- a CDS encoding GtrA family protein, translating to MKRILVQFTRRDAHPVVQFVKYAIAGGVATAVDVLVFYLCAIVLLPALTPDDPVARLLGLQLAPLLESVRSDHYVWDKVIAFLFSNLTAYVANVLWVFTPGRHSRVLEFTLFFLVSATSFVLGTALGWVLISGLGLPTTYAYLANGVASLAINYVCRKYVVFKG from the coding sequence ATGAAGAGGATCCTCGTCCAGTTCACGCGCCGCGATGCCCACCCCGTCGTCCAGTTCGTCAAGTACGCCATCGCCGGCGGCGTCGCCACCGCGGTCGACGTCCTCGTCTTCTACCTCTGCGCCATCGTCCTGCTTCCCGCGCTGACGCCCGACGATCCGGTCGCGCGCCTGCTCGGCCTCCAGCTCGCGCCGCTCCTCGAGAGCGTGCGTTCGGACCACTACGTCTGGGACAAGGTCATCGCCTTCCTCTTCTCGAACCTGACCGCCTACGTCGCCAACGTGCTCTGGGTGTTCACCCCCGGCCGGCACAGCCGCGTCCTCGAGTTCACTCTCTTCTTCCTCGTCTCCGCCACGAGCTTCGTCCTCGGCACCGCGCTCGGCTGGGTCCTCATCAGCGGGCTCGGCCTGCCCACCACCTACGCGTACCTCGCCAACGGCGTCGCCTCGCTGGCCATCAACTACGTCTGCCGCAAATACGTCGTCTTCAAGGGCTGA